In Mastomys coucha isolate ucsf_1 unplaced genomic scaffold, UCSF_Mcou_1 pScaffold5, whole genome shotgun sequence, one genomic interval encodes:
- the LOC116077325 gene encoding olfactory receptor 1468-like: MIMNNQTVISQFFLLGLPIPPEDQHLFYALLLAMYLTTVLGNLLIIILIHLDSYLHTPMYLFLSNLSFSDLCFSSVTMPKLLQNMQSQDTSISYVACLTQMYFFNVFGGLEIFLLVVLAYDRYVAICLPLQYSSIMSPNLCVCLVVLSWVFTVFYAMLHTLLLAKLSFCKNNVIPHYFCDISALLKLACSDIYINELMILILGGFLLVTSFLLIIVSYIQIVSSILRISSTRVIHKLFSTCGSHLSVVSLFYGTIIGLYLCPSANISTEKETAMSLMYTVVTPMLNPFIYSLRNRDIKDALIRVLCKKKISF, from the coding sequence ATGATAATGAACAACCAAACTGTCATCTCCCAGTTCTTCCTCCTGGGACTACCAATCCCCCCAGAGGACCAGCACCTGTTCTATGCCCTGCTCCTGGCCATGTACCTCACCACTGTCCTGGGGAACCTCCTTATCATCATCCTGATTCACCTGGACTCCTATctacacacacccatgtacttatTTCTCAGCAACTtgtccttctctgacctctgcttttCATCTGTCACAATGCCCAAGTTGCTGCAGAACATGCAGAGCCAGGACACATCCATCTCCTATGTGGCTTGTCTGACACAAATGTACTTTTTCAATGTTTTTGGAGGCCTGGAGATCTTCCTTCTTGTAGTcttggcctatgaccgctatgtggccatctgtttACCCCTTCAATACTCCAGCATCATGAGCCccaatctctgtgtgtgtctggtggtACTCTCCTGGGTATTTACTGTGTTTTATGCCATGTTGCACACCCTACTCTTGGCTAAATTGTCATTTTGTAAGAACAATGTGATTCCACACTATTTCTGTGACATATCTGCCCTTCTGAAGTTGGCCTGCTCTGATATTTATATTAATGAACTAATGATACTTATCTTGGGGGGGTTTCTTCTTGTCACCTCATTCTTGCTCATCATTGTATCCTATATACAAATTGTCTCCTCAATCCTAAGGATTTCTTCTACTCGGGTTATCCACAAGCTCTTCTCCACCTGTGGCTCCCACCTGTCTGTGGTCTCACTGTTCTATGGGACAATTATTGGTCTGTACTTATGTCCATCAGCTAATATCTCTACTGAGAAGGAAACTGCCATGTCCTTGATGTACACAGTGGTCACTCCTATGCTGAATCCCTTCATCTACAGCCTGAGAAACAGAGATATAAAAGATGCACTGATAAGAGTCCTTTGCAAGAAGAAAATCTCTTTTTAA
- the LOC116078688 gene encoding olfactory receptor 1468-like codes for MNNETVISQFLLLGLPIPPEHQHLFYALFLAMYLTTVLGNLIIIILIHLDSHLHTPMYFFLSNLSFTDLCFSSVTMPKLLQNMQRQDTSISYAGCLTQMYFFMLFGGLEIFLLVVLAYDRYVAICLPLQYSSIMSPKFCVCLVMLSWVFTVFYSMLHTLLLARLSFCENNVIPHFFCDTSALLKLACSDIYINELMIFISGGFLLVIPFLLIIVSYIQIVSSILRVSSTRAIHKVFSTCGSHLSVVSLFYGTIIGLYLCPSATFSTVKEIVMSLMYTVVTPMLNPFIYSLRNKDMKEALIRILYKKKISFKWQHCNFLFKFI; via the coding sequence ATGAACAACGAAACTGTcatctcccagttcctcctcctggGCCTGCCCATTCCCCCAGAGCACCAGCACCTGTTCTATGCCCTCTTCCTGGCCATGTACCTCACCACTGTACTGGGgaacctcatcatcatcatcctcattcATCTGGATTCCCatctccacacacccatgtacttttttctcaGCAATTTGTCCTTCACTGACCTCTGTTTTTCCTCTGTCACAATGCCCAAGTTGCTGCAGAACATGCAGAGACAGGACACATCCATCTCCTATGCCGGCTGTCTGACCCAAATGTACTTTTTCATGCTGTTTGGAGGCCTGGAGATCTTCCTTCTTGTAGTCCttgcctatgaccgctatgtagcCATCTGTTTACCCCTTCAATACTCCAGCATCATGAGCCCcaaattctgtgtgtgtctggtgatGCTCTCCTGGGTATTCACTGTGTTTTATTCCATGTTGCATACCCTACTCTTAGCTAGATTATCATTCTGTGAGAACAATGTGATCCCACACTTTTTCTGTGACACATCTGCCCTTCTGAAGTTGGCCTGCTCTGACATTTATATTAATGAACTAATGATATTTATCTCGGGGGGATTTCTTCTTGTCATCCCATTCTTGCTCATCATTGTATCTTATATACAAATTGTCTCTTCAATCCTAAGGGTTTCTTCTACTCGGGCCATCCACAAGGTCTTCTCTACCTGTGGCTCCCACCTATCTGTGGTCTCACTGTTCTATGGGACAATTATTGGTCTTTATTTATGTCCTTCAGCTACTTTCTCTACTGTTAAGGAGATTGTCATGTCACTGATGTATACAGTGGTTACTCCCATGCTGAACCCATTCATCTACAGCCTGAGAAACAAAGATATGAAAGAGGCACTGATCAGAATCCTTTACAAGAAGAAAATCTCTTTTAAATGGCAACACTGTAATTTCTTATTCAAATTCATCTAG